From the genome of Miscanthus floridulus cultivar M001 chromosome 10, ASM1932011v1, whole genome shotgun sequence, one region includes:
- the LOC136489577 gene encoding uncharacterized protein, translating to MTTLAGAKQLWKAAVPPKVKFFFWQALHGRLWTAERRKRHGHQQDEACRACVLCDQLDETTDHLLASCVFTREVWHSQLRRVGRQQLVPLGDSCLSDWWLHTRASIPKEFRRSFDSLVLLVSWNVWKEQNRRTFEN from the coding sequence ATGACAACTTTGGCTGGCGCTAAGCAACTTTGGAAGGCTGCAGTACCGCCCAAGGTCAAGTTCTTTTTCTGGCAGGCTCTACATGGTCGCCTGTGGACAGCCGAACGACGAAAACGGCATGGTCACCAGCAAGACGAGGCGTGCCGCGCGTGCGTGCTCTGCGACCAACTCGATGAGACCACCGACCACTTGCTTGCATCCTGCGTGTTCACCAGGGAGGTATGGCACAGCCAGCTGAGGAGGGTGGGAAGGCAGCAACTTGTGCCCCTCGGCGATTCCTGCTTGTCGGACTGGTGGCTGCACACGAGAGCATCCATTCCGAAGGAGTTCAGGCGGAGTTTTGACTCGCTGGTGCTGCTCGTTTCGTGGAACGTCTGGAAGGAACAAAACCGAAGAACGTTCGAGAACTAG